A region from the Candidatus Bathyarchaeota archaeon genome encodes:
- a CDS encoding YbbC/YhhH family protein — MVEFEDAQDIAISFVKDKRNVEDVRVVITEQKDGVWIVRGTCPINLCGHPWRENFEIEINQKGKITASSFKLL; from the coding sequence ATGGTAGAATTTGAAGACGCACAAGATATTGCAATTAGTTTTGTTAAGGACAAGAGAAATGTGGAAGACGTTAGAGTGGTCATAACAGAACAGAAAGACGGAGTTTGGATAGTTAGAGGCACATGTCCCATAAACCTATGTGGACATCCTTGGAGAGAAAATTTCGAAATAGAAATAAATCAAAAAGGCAAAATAACGGCTTCAAGTTTCAAGCTGCTGTAG
- a CDS encoding 50S ribosomal protein L38e: MHKKAQILDRTFTVKERRTMPTEITDTEKFVELSEHAAYCAIKRLPRTVKLKLRTPRLLYTLKIDPTKAEEIIKKLNCEIREL; the protein is encoded by the coding sequence TTGCACAAAAAAGCACAAATACTTGACCGCACATTCACAGTAAAAGAGCGGAGAACGATGCCTACAGAGATTACGGATACAGAAAAATTTGTAGAACTAAGCGAACACGCAGCCTACTGCGCTATAAAAAGGCTACCTAGAACAGTAAAATTGAAACTCCGCACCCCAAGACTGCTCTACACGTTAAAGATAGATCCAACAAAAGCAGAAGAAATCATAAAGAAACTGAACTGCGAGATTCGGGAACTCTAA
- a CDS encoding NAD(P)H-dependent oxidoreductase, with amino-acid sequence MQILIIYDSKTGNTKKMAFLVAEGVKEATGVDALVKKVDETTNDDLLKAEGIIIGSPTYYGQMSSKVKAMFDESVKIHGKLEGKVGAAFTSSGGVASGAETTIISILEAMLIHGMIIQGRANAGHYGAAAVGKPKEREEERCRELGKMVADLVLKLKP; translated from the coding sequence TTGCAGATTCTGATAATTTATGATTCGAAAACCGGGAACACAAAGAAAATGGCCTTTTTAGTTGCTGAAGGTGTGAAAGAAGCCACGGGTGTTGATGCTTTGGTGAAGAAGGTGGATGAAACAACTAATGATGATTTATTGAAAGCCGAGGGGATTATTATTGGATCGCCCACTTACTACGGTCAAATGTCCAGCAAAGTCAAGGCCATGTTTGACGAGTCGGTTAAGATTCACGGAAAACTCGAAGGCAAGGTGGGTGCAGCCTTCACAAGTTCTGGCGGTGTCGCCAGTGGCGCTGAGACCACCATCATTTCAATTTTGGAAGCTATGCTTATTCATGGAATGATTATTCAAGGGCGAGCCAATGCTGGGCATTATGGCGCCGCTGCAGTTGGAAAGCCGAAGGAACGAGAAGAAGAAAGATGCAGAGAGTTAGGCAAGATGGTTGCTGACCTTGTCCTGAAACTAAAGCCTTGA
- a CDS encoding radical SAM protein encodes MGKCQICNTRSPLISGQLGICLNCIRLKPEKALQKSSQIHAETRQAFNLPAKPPQTPNGLQCGQCANKCKIANGQKGYCGLVENQEGKLRRHGGTPEKGILQWYYDPLPTNCVSWWFCPGCTGAGYPKYAYKPKAEIGYSNLAVFYGSCSTDCLFCQNWHYRNLAQKRKPTISAQQLASKVNGKTSCICFFGGDPSTQMPHALKTSQTALREASDTNKILRICWETNGRMLPNYAQQAAELSLKSGGNMKFDLKTWNESLNKVLCGTSNKATLENFQEIGKKYYNQRPELPILTASTLLIPGYVDTLEVEGIAKFIAEISPQIPYTLLAFYPAYILNDLPATSRKHAHNCYITAKKHLNNVRIGNVHLLS; translated from the coding sequence TTGGGTAAATGTCAAATCTGTAACACCCGCTCACCTTTAATTTCAGGTCAACTAGGCATTTGCCTAAACTGCATCCGTTTAAAACCAGAAAAAGCTTTGCAAAAAAGCAGCCAAATCCACGCCGAAACCCGACAAGCCTTCAATTTACCGGCAAAACCGCCACAAACACCCAACGGCCTTCAATGTGGCCAATGCGCCAACAAATGCAAAATAGCCAACGGACAGAAAGGATATTGCGGTCTTGTGGAAAACCAAGAAGGCAAGCTAAGACGCCACGGCGGAACACCTGAAAAGGGCATACTACAATGGTACTACGACCCGCTGCCGACAAACTGCGTCTCATGGTGGTTCTGTCCAGGATGCACAGGTGCAGGCTATCCAAAATACGCCTACAAACCAAAAGCAGAAATAGGCTACTCAAACCTCGCCGTTTTCTACGGCAGCTGCAGCACAGACTGCCTCTTCTGCCAAAACTGGCACTACCGCAACCTAGCCCAAAAACGCAAACCCACAATTTCAGCCCAACAGCTAGCATCAAAAGTCAATGGAAAAACATCATGTATCTGCTTCTTCGGAGGCGACCCGTCTACCCAAATGCCCCACGCCCTAAAGACCAGCCAAACTGCCCTAAGAGAAGCTTCAGACACAAACAAGATACTACGTATCTGTTGGGAAACAAACGGTCGAATGCTCCCAAACTATGCACAACAAGCCGCAGAGCTTTCGCTGAAAAGCGGCGGAAACATGAAATTCGACCTAAAAACATGGAACGAAAGCCTCAACAAAGTGCTGTGTGGAACATCAAACAAAGCAACTCTCGAAAACTTCCAAGAAATAGGCAAAAAATACTACAATCAAAGACCAGAACTCCCTATTCTGACGGCTAGCACACTGCTAATCCCAGGCTACGTGGACACCCTAGAAGTTGAAGGCATTGCCAAATTCATTGCAGAGATAAGCCCCCAAATTCCTTACACACTTCTAGCTTTCTATCCAGCATACATACTAAACGATTTGCCAGCCACAAGCAGAAAACACGCCCACAACTGCTACATCACCGCGAAAAAACACTTAAATAACGTAAGAATAGGCAACGTACACCTACTTTCGTAG
- a CDS encoding ATP-binding cassette domain-containing protein has translation MLEVQNVSFSYGDQTVVEDVSFSVRKGECLGLLGPNGAGKTTLTKLIVGLLQPKKGRTFINGIDVQKEPEKTKPLIGICFQESIFYQTLTGKENLEFVTSLYNVPHGEVNDAVSRSLKQSLVVSYSLALR, from the coding sequence TTGCTTGAAGTTCAGAATGTCAGTTTCAGCTATGGGGATCAAACAGTCGTCGAAGATGTTTCTTTTTCAGTTAGGAAGGGTGAATGTCTCGGCCTTCTCGGACCCAACGGAGCAGGCAAAACGACGCTGACCAAGCTCATAGTGGGTTTGCTGCAACCTAAAAAGGGACGTACATTCATCAACGGGATAGACGTTCAGAAAGAACCAGAAAAAACTAAGCCGCTCATAGGTATATGTTTTCAAGAAAGCATCTTCTACCAAACTCTGACTGGGAAGGAGAACCTTGAGTTCGTGACTTCACTATACAATGTTCCGCACGGAGAAGTCAATGATGCAGTGTCAAGATCCTTGAAGCAATCTTTGGTTGTCTCTTATTCTCTGGCACTTCGATAG
- a CDS encoding tyrosine-type recombinase/integrase has translation MNAHVRDAWFDRVYRRSHSDHSKHAAEMALRAFDRTLGRPAEAVIDAIKKEQLDVYSVFEEFTAKLDKASYSPHTISDYVNRVKQYFIYNDIVMDKSIFRVKVGLPRIIDPDDRAPTVGELRKILTWGKLRTKTLILVLASSGMRVGEAIKLKVRDLDFSSKPVKVQLSPRVASKTGEARATYISDEALEYLEQYLGERINEPEAWVFVSEADNCRHMSDDRAWRTIIDCVEKAGLGKSRETTVRGRRKIHPHSLRKFFFSKVVGVIGETAAHALMGHGSYMKTYYRRTEEERARDYRRCMPYLTVFGESPEKSKWKEEAKLEAIRAFAQAMDVDPMRVRIEKQKELAREPTAEEEIKAIQNEIRKLRSGNNDPKKIITEKDLPKHLAEGWDVQNILPSGKIIIAKID, from the coding sequence TTGAATGCGCACGTGCGTGACGCTTGGTTTGATAGGGTTTATAGACGCAGCCATTCGGATCACAGCAAGCACGCCGCTGAAATGGCTTTGAGGGCATTCGATAGGACTCTTGGAAGGCCAGCTGAGGCTGTAATCGATGCGATTAAGAAGGAGCAGCTAGACGTTTACTCGGTCTTTGAGGAATTCACAGCAAAGCTGGATAAGGCCAGTTATAGTCCTCACACGATTAGCGACTACGTGAATAGAGTCAAGCAGTATTTCATCTACAACGACATAGTTATGGATAAGAGTATCTTCCGTGTCAAAGTCGGATTGCCAAGGATTATAGATCCTGACGATAGAGCGCCGACTGTTGGAGAGCTAAGGAAAATCCTGACATGGGGCAAACTTAGAACAAAGACGCTAATTCTAGTTCTGGCAAGCTCAGGGATGAGGGTTGGAGAGGCGATCAAGCTTAAGGTAAGAGACCTTGACTTTAGCTCCAAGCCTGTGAAAGTGCAGCTTTCACCCCGTGTCGCTTCGAAGACCGGTGAAGCAAGAGCAACTTACATCTCTGATGAAGCATTGGAATACCTAGAGCAATACCTAGGTGAAAGAATCAATGAACCTGAGGCTTGGGTGTTTGTCTCCGAGGCTGACAATTGCAGACATATGAGTGACGATAGAGCTTGGAGGACAATTATTGACTGTGTGGAGAAGGCTGGACTTGGCAAGTCAAGGGAAACAACGGTGCGTGGGAGAAGAAAGATACACCCCCATAGTTTGAGGAAGTTCTTCTTCTCAAAGGTTGTGGGCGTGATAGGCGAGACTGCTGCTCATGCGTTGATGGGACATGGTTCATACATGAAAACATACTATCGAAGGACGGAGGAGGAGAGGGCGAGGGACTATCGTAGGTGCATGCCATACCTTACAGTTTTTGGCGAGTCACCGGAAAAGAGCAAGTGGAAAGAAGAGGCCAAGCTTGAGGCTATTAGAGCCTTTGCCCAAGCTATGGACGTAGATCCCATGCGTGTTAGAATAGAAAAGCAGAAGGAACTGGCTAGGGAGCCCACAGCTGAAGAGGAGATAAAAGCAATCCAAAACGAAATCAGGAAGCTCAGATCTGGAAACAACGATCCCAAAAAGATCATAACTGAGAAGGATCTTCCGAAACATTTAGCTGAAGGATGGGATGTCCAAAACATTCTTCCAAGCGGAAAAATAATCATAGCAAAAATCGACTAA
- a CDS encoding transglutaminase-like domain-containing protein, whose product MKDLNRNKTKTYMHDRINGTYDFIELLRWISQNLNWSSESFTRYSEPQQILSQGKGKCEEFAIVYVAACLALGYEARLVVSRQFYLVTARGFHVWAEVKVDDIWTHVDPSPTAS is encoded by the coding sequence ATGAAAGATCTGAACAGGAATAAAACCAAAACGTACATGCACGATAGGATCAATGGAACCTACGACTTTATTGAGCTTTTGAGGTGGATAAGTCAAAATCTCAATTGGTCCTCTGAGAGCTTCACGCGATACTCTGAGCCTCAACAGATTCTGAGCCAAGGGAAGGGCAAATGTGAAGAATTCGCTATTGTTTATGTGGCTGCATGTTTGGCCCTTGGATATGAGGCCAGACTCGTTGTCTCTCGACAATTCTACTTGGTTACTGCTCGCGGTTTTCATGTTTGGGCAGAGGTGAAAGTGGACGACATTTGGACTCACGTCGATCCAAGTCCTACTGCTTCTTAG
- a CDS encoding uracil-DNA glycosylase family protein — protein sequence MARGAGFEPVIIQRVTCIQLFARAEFYVSYCSLLTMNLKDLRSSISRCNRCGKNDFWNFPPIGDVKGFFGAEDYIFVATQPHLGEFPTTPNDRRLYVNMKKYGFNNAHLTDVVKCRERKFKELTKTEVDNCIKWFDKEVRIVKPKVIIALGKKAFDVLIAIDRFKPLLGLTHYSARISDDEYEKEFEALRYFLDSYKYQHGMRIKDFITEEQRKLKETMVEYNQFVQLLNELLREKKISAESRRDYDNKWRKQPETRTIILERLRRLQEG from the coding sequence ATGGCGCGGGGTGCGGGATTCGAACCAGTTATAATTCAGCGGGTTACATGCATCCAGCTTTTCGCACGTGCAGAGTTTTATGTCAGTTACTGTTCACTCTTAACCATGAATCTCAAAGACTTGAGAAGCTCCATCAGTCGGTGTAATCGTTGTGGAAAAAATGATTTCTGGAATTTTCCCCCAATTGGAGATGTGAAAGGCTTCTTTGGAGCTGAAGATTACATTTTTGTCGCCACACAACCGCATCTTGGAGAATTTCCTACGACACCGAATGATAGAAGGCTCTATGTAAATATGAAAAAATATGGATTTAACAATGCGCACCTCACAGATGTCGTGAAGTGCAGAGAGAGAAAATTCAAAGAGCTGACTAAAACAGAGGTTGACAACTGCATTAAATGGTTTGACAAGGAAGTGAGGATTGTAAAGCCTAAAGTCATTATTGCCTTAGGGAAAAAAGCTTTTGATGTACTGATTGCAATAGATCGTTTCAAACCGCTTTTAGGACTAACTCACTATTCTGCAAGAATAAGTGATGATGAATATGAAAAAGAGTTTGAAGCATTGAGATATTTTTTAGATTCTTATAAATACCAACATGGAATGAGAATAAAAGATTTCATCACAGAAGAGCAACGAAAACTAAAAGAAACAATGGTCGAGTACAACCAGTTTGTTCAATTGCTTAATGAGTTGCTCCGTGAAAAGAAAATATCAGCAGAAAGTCGTAGAGATTATGACAATAAGTGGAGAAAACAACCAGAAACAAGAACAATAATACTAGAGCGTCTTAGAAGATTACAGGAAGGATAG